Proteins encoded together in one Deinococcus irradiatisoli window:
- a CDS encoding ABC transporter ATP-binding protein produces MTLAIDTQQLRKEYGRRAVVKNLDLQVGEGEVFGFLGPNGAGKSTTVKMLLGLVRPTSGRLKVLGGSPDDLAVRARLGFLPEQFRFQTWMTGDEFLRFHGQLAGLSAAELRTRIPAALKRVGLGGRGHEALGGYSKGMLQRAGLAGAILARPRLVFLDEPTSALDPIGRVEVREIIQDLRREGVTVFLNSHLLSEVEQVSDRVAFVKAGEVVRAGSMAELLAGALPVEVKVDRLTPELLSALERLGKLERRGEQQVSVTVSGEEVIPAIASAVHAAGAQLYALMPQRQDLEDLFLQLVGDSGDGGSAVPNGDLKQGAA; encoded by the coding sequence ATGACCCTGGCCATAGACACCCAGCAACTTCGTAAGGAATACGGCCGCCGCGCCGTCGTCAAGAACCTCGACCTGCAGGTCGGTGAAGGTGAGGTGTTCGGTTTTCTCGGTCCTAACGGCGCCGGCAAGTCCACCACTGTCAAGATGCTGCTCGGGCTGGTGCGGCCCACGTCGGGGCGCCTCAAGGTGCTGGGCGGCTCGCCCGACGACCTCGCGGTGCGCGCCCGCCTGGGCTTCTTGCCAGAGCAGTTCCGCTTCCAGACCTGGATGACCGGCGACGAGTTCCTGCGCTTTCACGGGCAGCTCGCCGGCCTGAGCGCGGCCGAACTGCGGACCCGCATCCCGGCCGCTTTGAAGCGGGTCGGGCTGGGCGGGCGCGGTCACGAAGCGCTGGGCGGCTACAGCAAGGGCATGTTGCAGCGTGCCGGGCTGGCCGGCGCGATTCTGGCGCGTCCCCGGCTGGTGTTTCTCGACGAACCCACCTCGGCCCTCGACCCGATCGGCCGGGTGGAGGTGCGCGAGATCATTCAGGACCTGCGCCGCGAAGGGGTCACGGTGTTTCTCAACTCGCACCTACTCAGCGAGGTCGAGCAGGTGTCCGACCGGGTGGCCTTCGTCAAGGCCGGCGAGGTGGTGCGGGCCGGCAGCATGGCCGAACTGTTGGCCGGCGCCCTGCCGGTGGAGGTCAAGGTGGACCGCCTGACGCCGGAACTCCTCTCGGCCCTGGAGCGCCTGGGCAAGCTGGAGCGGCGCGGTGAGCAGCAGGTCAGCGTGACCGTCAGTGGGGAAGAGGTGATTCCGGCCATCGCCAGTGCCGTGCACGCGGCGGGCGCACAGCTCTACGCCCTGATGCCGCAACGCCAAGACCTCGAGGACCTGTTCCTGCAACTCGTCGGTGACAGCGGCGACGGCGGGTCAGCGGTGCCAAACGGCGATCTCAAACAGGGGGCGGCGTGA
- a CDS encoding ABC transporter permease subunit codes for MNNVLLLARLSLSEALRKKLIVVLLLLTAAFLGFYLYGVLRLEQNLAERAADAGLSSGPRRGFGALPVVYAGIFGMYLVYFLGSLMAVLSTVASVSGDIESGVMQSVIARPVTRAQVVLGRWLGFTGMNVLYVTLVSAALLSGLYLITGYLPPEPVAAVAQVLLGIVLITSLTVLGSTLFATLANGIAVFVLYGLGSAGGILKSIGALANSPTMETLGNAANIAMPTNALWLGASYDLQTESALQIAQVARGANPFASTTPIEPGILVWALVYTALAVGAAMWSFSRRDL; via the coding sequence GTGAACAATGTGCTGCTGCTGGCCCGGCTCTCGCTCAGCGAGGCGCTGCGCAAGAAGCTCATCGTGGTGCTGCTGCTGCTCACCGCCGCCTTTCTCGGCTTTTACCTCTACGGCGTGCTGCGTCTGGAACAGAACCTCGCCGAACGCGCTGCGGACGCTGGCCTGAGCAGCGGGCCGCGCCGGGGCTTCGGTGCGCTGCCGGTGGTGTACGCCGGTATTTTCGGCATGTATCTGGTGTATTTCCTCGGCTCGCTGATGGCGGTGCTTTCCACGGTGGCGTCGGTAAGCGGTGACATCGAGAGTGGGGTGATGCAGTCGGTGATCGCCCGCCCGGTGACCCGCGCCCAGGTGGTGCTGGGGCGCTGGCTGGGCTTTACCGGCATGAACGTCCTGTACGTGACGCTGGTATCGGCGGCCCTGCTCAGCGGCCTGTACCTGATCACCGGTTACCTGCCGCCCGAGCCGGTGGCCGCCGTGGCTCAGGTGCTGCTGGGCATCGTGCTGATCACCAGCCTGACGGTGCTGGGCAGCACCCTGTTCGCCACCCTCGCCAACGGCATCGCGGTGTTCGTGCTCTACGGCCTGGGCTCGGCCGGCGGCATCCTCAAGTCGATCGGTGCGCTGGCCAACTCGCCCACCATGGAAACCCTCGGCAACGCCGCCAACATCGCCATGCCCACCAACGCCCTGTGGCTGGGCGCCAGCTACGATCTGCAAACCGAGAGCGCCCTACAGATCGCCCAGGTGGCGCGCGGCGCCAATCCGTTCGCCTCCACCACGCCCATCGAGCCGGGCATCCTGGTCTGGGCGCTGGTGTATACCGCGTTGGCGGTCGGCGCGGCGATGTGGAGCTTTTCCCGGCGCGACCTCTGA
- the speA gene encoding biosynthetic arginine decarboxylase, producing MKTSSKYSITDAAETYLIPNWSNGWFRVDDDGKMEVTPSPGLHVVLQDVVETLVERGESLPVILRFPQVLAGRVKQLNEAFHKAIAEYNYKGAYQGVFPIKVNQRRLVVETIAQAGYSYAHGLEAGSKAELALCLAQKLNPDALLCCNGFKDDGFIKLALWGRTLGKNVVITLEKYSELDRVLKQARALGVKPAIGVRFKLHARGSGQWEESGGDQAKFGLNAYELLRVVERLREENMLDSLVMLHTHIGSQITDIRRIKVAVREATQTYAGLIAAGAELKYLNVGGGLGVDYDGSKTTFYASMNYTVGEYAADIVYTVQEVCKARNVPEPTIVSESGRALTAHHSVLVVPVVDVTGPTRDLQDIPEAGENTHQIVKDMEEILDTITARNYREMYNDAVGDKQTLHNLFDLGYVTLSDRARGEALFNAILRKISKLIAGEKYVPDELEDLQKVLADKYICNFSLFQSLPDNWAIQALFPIVPLSRLDEPPTRQGTLVDITCDSDGKIEKFIDLRDVKATLPLHEPNGKPYYLGVFLAGAYQDVLGSSHNLFGKVSEAHVTARPGGRYHIDLFVRGQKARRMIESMGYEEGMLRDSIEDQADEAIKDGFLTDEQETELLEDYGEELLGYTYLEYEEA from the coding sequence TTGAAAACCAGTTCGAAGTATTCGATCACCGACGCCGCCGAGACCTACCTGATTCCCAACTGGAGCAATGGCTGGTTCCGGGTGGACGACGACGGCAAAATGGAAGTCACCCCCTCGCCGGGCCTGCACGTGGTGCTGCAGGACGTGGTGGAAACCCTGGTGGAGCGCGGCGAGAGCCTGCCGGTGATCCTGAGGTTCCCGCAGGTGCTGGCCGGACGGGTCAAGCAGCTCAACGAGGCCTTTCACAAGGCCATCGCCGAGTACAACTACAAGGGCGCTTACCAGGGCGTGTTTCCCATCAAGGTCAACCAGCGCCGCCTGGTGGTCGAGACCATCGCGCAGGCCGGCTACAGCTACGCGCACGGCCTGGAAGCCGGCAGCAAGGCCGAGCTGGCCCTCTGCCTGGCCCAGAAGCTCAATCCCGATGCCCTCTTGTGCTGCAACGGCTTCAAGGACGACGGTTTCATCAAGCTGGCGCTGTGGGGCCGCACCCTCGGCAAGAACGTGGTGATCACGCTCGAGAAGTACAGCGAACTCGACCGGGTGCTCAAGCAGGCGCGCGCCCTGGGTGTCAAGCCCGCCATCGGAGTGCGCTTCAAGCTGCACGCGCGCGGTTCGGGGCAGTGGGAGGAGTCCGGCGGCGACCAGGCCAAGTTCGGCCTCAACGCCTACGAACTGCTGCGGGTGGTCGAGCGTCTGCGCGAGGAGAACATGCTCGACAGTCTGGTGATGCTGCACACCCACATCGGCTCGCAGATCACCGACATCCGCCGCATCAAGGTGGCGGTGCGCGAGGCCACCCAGACCTACGCCGGCCTGATCGCGGCGGGCGCCGAGCTGAAGTACCTCAACGTGGGCGGCGGGCTGGGCGTGGACTACGACGGCTCCAAGACCACCTTCTACGCCTCGATGAACTACACCGTGGGCGAGTACGCCGCCGACATCGTCTATACCGTGCAGGAAGTCTGCAAGGCGCGGAACGTGCCGGAGCCGACCATCGTCAGCGAATCGGGCCGGGCGCTCACCGCCCACCACTCGGTGCTGGTGGTGCCGGTGGTGGACGTGACCGGGCCGACCCGCGACCTGCAGGACATTCCCGAGGCCGGCGAGAACACCCACCAGATCGTCAAGGACATGGAAGAAATCCTCGACACCATCACCGCGCGCAACTACCGTGAGATGTACAACGACGCGGTGGGCGACAAGCAGACGCTGCATAACCTCTTTGACCTCGGCTACGTGACCCTCAGCGACCGAGCCCGGGGTGAAGCGCTGTTCAACGCCATCCTGCGCAAGATCAGCAAACTGATCGCCGGGGAGAAGTACGTACCCGACGAACTCGAAGATCTGCAAAAGGTGCTGGCCGACAAGTACATCTGCAACTTCTCGCTGTTTCAGAGCCTGCCGGACAACTGGGCCATCCAGGCGCTCTTTCCCATCGTGCCGCTCTCGCGCCTCGACGAGCCGCCGACCCGCCAGGGCACCCTGGTGGACATCACCTGCGACAGCGACGGCAAGATCGAGAAGTTCATCGACCTACGCGACGTGAAGGCCACCCTGCCGCTGCACGAGCCCAACGGCAAGCCGTATTACCTGGGCGTGTTCCTGGCCGGCGCGTACCAGGACGTGCTGGGCAGCTCGCACAACCTGTTTGGCAAGGTCAGTGAGGCGCACGTCACCGCCCGTCCCGGCGGACGCTACCACATCGATCTGTTCGTGCGCGGCCAGAAGGCCCGCCGGATGATCGAATCGATGGGCTACGAGGAAGGCATGCTGCGCGACAGCATCGAGGACCAGGCCGACGAGGCGATCAAGGACGGCTTTCTCACCGACGAGCAGGAAACCGAACTCCTCGAGGACTACGGCGAGGAACTGCTCGGCTACACCTACCTGGAGTACGAGGAAGCCTGA
- a CDS encoding 50S ribosomal protein L25/general stress protein Ctc has protein sequence MELKAAPRNTQDKLAEGLIPAVAYNKEHNVSFTIDRKAFDRAFRAQGTAGLFDISIEGGQSFPALVKSVQMDKRKRVPMHVDFYMVTYGQPIEATVPVHVTGKSQGEIMGGLVDIVLHSISIIAPGPRRIPHDITVDVTKLNIGDHVTAGDLKLPEGVKLAVDPAITVISVLPSRLSADELATETQAAQVAGMVASGELSEAAAESVLEGSASLEEVLESSEQDGTSDENTAQQ, from the coding sequence ATGGAACTGAAAGCTGCCCCAAGAAACACCCAGGACAAGCTCGCCGAGGGCCTGATCCCGGCCGTCGCCTACAACAAAGAGCACAACGTCTCGTTCACCATCGACCGCAAGGCCTTCGACCGGGCCTTCCGCGCTCAGGGCACGGCGGGACTGTTCGACATCAGCATCGAGGGCGGCCAGAGCTTCCCGGCGCTGGTCAAGAGCGTGCAGATGGACAAGCGCAAGCGCGTGCCGATGCATGTCGATTTCTACATGGTGACCTACGGCCAGCCGATCGAGGCCACCGTGCCGGTGCACGTCACCGGCAAGAGCCAGGGCGAGATCATGGGCGGTCTGGTGGACATCGTGCTGCACAGCATCAGCATCATCGCCCCCGGCCCGCGCCGCATTCCCCACGACATCACCGTGGACGTGACTAAGCTCAACATCGGTGACCACGTCACCGCCGGCGACCTCAAGTTGCCCGAGGGCGTCAAGCTGGCCGTCGATCCGGCCATCACCGTGATCAGCGTTCTGCCTTCGCGTCTGAGCGCCGACGAACTCGCCACCGAGACCCAGGCCGCCCAAGTGGCCGGCATGGTGGCTTCCGGCGAACTCAGCGAAGCGGCCGCCGAGTCGGTGCTGGAAGGCAGCGCCAGTCTGGAAGAAGTGCTGGAAAGCAGCGAGCAGGACGGCACCTCCGACGAGAACACCGCCCAGCAGTAA